A stretch of Alkalispirochaeta americana DNA encodes these proteins:
- a CDS encoding glycoside hydrolase family 88 protein, with translation MDEIDVYRSIGHCIRQIEQNMAVFYEDCYPAAASVNNVYPVVGNDCWTGGFWSGQLWLAYEWTGDDRFRKAAEKQLPGYQRRLDERIAIDHHDMGFLYIPSCVAAWKLTGNRDARDTALQAADQLMNRFHEKAGIFQAWGDLSDPDQSGKMIIDCTLNVPLLFWASCESGKSHYREAAERHLKASVKYLVRDDSTTFHCYVFDAASGDPIKGVTAQGASDDSCWTRGQVWGIYGFALAMRLMQDTVFLDASVDLSEYYISHLPEDMIPYWDMVFQSGGEERDSSAAAIAAAGMLELSDLMTEEDKATKRRYYDIAIHSLRALDAYQNCDARPGQGLLLHSVYSKPHNNGVDESTLWGDYFYLEALMNAARKRPSYWYS, from the coding sequence TATCCAGCAGCAGCTAGTGTCAACAATGTGTATCCGGTAGTCGGAAATGACTGCTGGACTGGTGGGTTTTGGTCTGGGCAGCTATGGCTAGCCTATGAATGGACAGGGGATGATCGGTTCCGTAAGGCCGCTGAAAAACAGTTGCCAGGGTACCAGCGGAGACTGGATGAACGAATCGCTATAGATCATCACGATATGGGATTTTTATATATTCCCTCGTGTGTTGCTGCCTGGAAGCTGACTGGCAACCGGGATGCCCGGGATACTGCGCTTCAGGCAGCTGATCAGCTAATGAACCGGTTTCATGAAAAAGCCGGGATTTTCCAGGCCTGGGGAGATCTAAGTGATCCGGATCAGAGTGGTAAGATGATCATTGATTGTACCTTGAATGTTCCGTTGCTGTTCTGGGCTAGCTGTGAAAGTGGGAAGTCTCATTATCGTGAGGCCGCAGAACGTCATTTGAAAGCCTCGGTTAAATATCTTGTAAGAGATGATTCTACAACCTTTCACTGTTATGTGTTTGATGCGGCATCCGGAGATCCTATAAAAGGTGTGACCGCGCAAGGTGCATCAGATGATTCCTGTTGGACCAGAGGACAGGTTTGGGGCATATATGGTTTTGCATTGGCTATGAGATTGATGCAGGATACGGTATTTCTGGATGCCTCTGTAGATCTTAGTGAATACTATATCAGTCACCTGCCGGAAGACATGATTCCATACTGGGATATGGTGTTCCAGTCCGGGGGTGAAGAACGTGACAGCTCTGCAGCTGCAATCGCAGCTGCAGGAATGCTCGAGTTATCAGACTTGATGACCGAGGAAGATAAGGCAACAAAACGACGTTATTATGACATTGCGATCCATAGCCTGCGAGCTCTGGATGCATATCAGAACTGTGATGCCCGCCCCGGGCAGGGATTATTGCTACATAGTGTGTACAGCAAGCCGCACAACAACGGTGTAGATGAGTCAACGCTTTGGGGTGATTATTTTTATCTGGAAGCATTGATGAATGCTGCCAGGAAACGTCCATCGTACTGGTATTCATGA
- a CDS encoding DUF2264 domain-containing protein: MTGIHAKEIQLHNKEDFVHSLGVLLEPISRYQKNELPGFLPGNGAAHYSDRIAAFETWSRLLWGIAPLVAHDSCEHDGDRNQLVDVWLPRMLSGIINGTDPDAPEFWGCPGDFDQRWVETAAVAYSLLLAPQTFWKPLSGVEKKRLTAWMYRINSVTISANNWEFFRVLINLALLCIGAPIDTSILMEHLNRSLDFIDSLYVGDGWYKDGQTYDYYNAFAFHYYGLLFAVHAADVMPERSARYRARARRFATDFILFFADDGSSIPYGRSLVYRFASVSFFSACVYANLECIPWGQMKGIIFRNLRWWFDGRMLDTAGLLSLGYTYPNTAMTEQYNAPGSPYWALKTYLLCAVPESHNFWQVKESSLAQIDKPGYLKKSQMVISPVSDGGRILYNPGQYGEYELRQQAAKYGKFSYSSLSGFCISSDSFDLELTGCDCSLVLSEDGSNWRVRRHVEDSWFDGKSLVSMWRPWEDVEIRTEVIPLGDWHVRIHTIHTKRRLYVAEGGFSYPHSGDKNDIQETMKSRYLQGAVIRSSSRRLQSREGTEKIDIESALYSFHGWSDFCLTGPLPAMNIVWPRVGIPVLRGELKAGKESDFISVSAVLQSRDGWRLNLKQALCAMKKLNESAKMKQHSKKLDFLAGADILPT, translated from the coding sequence ATGACTGGAATACATGCAAAAGAAATTCAGTTACATAACAAAGAAGATTTCGTGCACTCCCTGGGGGTGTTGCTTGAACCGATATCGAGGTATCAAAAAAACGAACTTCCAGGTTTTCTTCCGGGTAATGGAGCCGCTCATTATAGTGATCGTATTGCGGCTTTTGAGACATGGAGTCGATTACTCTGGGGTATTGCTCCCTTGGTTGCACACGATTCCTGTGAGCATGATGGTGATCGGAATCAGTTGGTGGATGTCTGGCTGCCTCGTATGCTTTCTGGAATCATAAATGGTACAGACCCGGATGCCCCGGAATTTTGGGGGTGCCCGGGAGATTTTGACCAGCGATGGGTTGAGACAGCAGCGGTGGCGTACAGTTTGCTGCTTGCCCCACAGACCTTCTGGAAACCTCTGTCTGGTGTTGAGAAAAAACGACTGACTGCATGGATGTATCGCATAAATTCAGTGACAATTTCCGCGAATAACTGGGAGTTTTTTCGGGTTTTGATTAACCTGGCGCTGCTCTGCATTGGAGCGCCAATTGATACATCTATTCTGATGGAGCACTTGAACAGGTCTCTGGACTTTATTGACAGTCTCTATGTTGGTGATGGTTGGTATAAAGATGGGCAGACATATGACTATTATAACGCATTCGCATTTCATTATTATGGGTTGCTTTTTGCCGTTCATGCGGCAGATGTAATGCCAGAGCGATCAGCCAGATACAGAGCGCGCGCCCGACGTTTCGCTACCGATTTTATCCTTTTTTTTGCAGATGATGGATCTAGTATACCGTATGGCCGAAGTCTGGTGTACCGCTTCGCTAGTGTTTCTTTTTTTTCTGCATGTGTATATGCCAATCTTGAGTGTATTCCCTGGGGCCAAATGAAGGGGATAATTTTTAGGAACCTGCGCTGGTGGTTTGATGGCCGCATGTTGGATACAGCTGGTTTGCTTTCATTAGGCTATACATATCCTAATACGGCAATGACGGAGCAATATAATGCTCCAGGTTCTCCGTATTGGGCGCTAAAGACATATCTGCTTTGTGCTGTTCCTGAATCCCATAATTTCTGGCAGGTGAAGGAATCTTCATTGGCACAGATAGACAAACCAGGATATCTGAAGAAATCACAAATGGTTATCTCACCGGTTTCTGATGGCGGCAGAATTCTATATAACCCAGGACAGTATGGTGAATATGAGCTTCGCCAGCAGGCAGCAAAATACGGGAAATTTTCCTATAGCAGTCTATCCGGGTTTTGTATTTCAAGTGATTCATTTGATCTTGAATTAACAGGGTGTGACTGTTCGTTGGTCTTATCTGAAGATGGCAGTAATTGGCGCGTGCGCCGTCATGTTGAAGATTCATGGTTTGATGGGAAGTCTCTTGTATCGATGTGGAGGCCCTGGGAAGATGTTGAAATTAGAACAGAAGTTATCCCACTGGGTGACTGGCATGTACGAATTCATACGATACATACCAAACGCAGACTGTATGTCGCTGAAGGTGGATTCTCTTACCCGCATTCCGGAGACAAAAACGATATTCAGGAGACAATGAAAAGCAGATATCTCCAGGGCGCAGTAATAAGATCATCATCCAGACGATTGCAGAGTAGAGAAGGCACTGAAAAAATAGATATAGAAAGTGCTTTGTACAGTTTTCATGGATGGTCAGATTTCTGTTTGACAGGGCCTTTGCCAGCAATGAATATTGTGTGGCCGAGAGTCGGGATTCCTGTGTTGAGGGGAGAACTAAAAGCTGGGAAAGAGAGCGATTTTATTTCTGTATCGGCAGTGCTGCAATCAAGGGATGGATGGAGATTGAACCTGAAGCAGGCGCTTTGCGCAATGAAAAAACTCAACGAAAGCGCAAAAATGAAACAGCATTCTAAAAAACTTGACTTTCTTGCTGGAGCTGATATACTGCCAACTTAG